In Desulfovibrio oxyclinae DSM 11498, a single genomic region encodes these proteins:
- a CDS encoding glutaredoxin family protein: MSKDVKVYALSTCIHCKNAKRYLDECGVKYDCTFVDELEGDERRQTIEQIKEHNPAVSFPTIVIGDSVVVGFNKDKINKALED; the protein is encoded by the coding sequence ATGAGCAAGGACGTCAAGGTTTACGCACTCAGCACCTGTATTCACTGCAAGAACGCCAAGAGATACCTGGACGAATGCGGGGTGAAATACGACTGCACTTTTGTGGACGAGCTTGAAGGCGACGAACGCCGCCAGACCATCGAGCAGATCAAGGAGCACAATCCCGCAGTGTCCTTCCCGACCATCGTCATCGGCGACAGTGTGGTGGTGGGCTTCAACAAGGACAAGATCAACAAGGCTCTGGAGGACTAG
- a CDS encoding transporter substrate-binding domain-containing protein, with protein MTIWRTITTGLATLIVILGVSHVSLAAGDARQELAKTSTLEAVMQRQAIRVGFDTFKPWAMKDKSGKYVGFEIDVARKLAEDMGVKLQLVPTQWNGIIPALLGGKFDIIIGGMSVTPKRNLKVNFSIPYEYSGMSIVANKRKAGGRDSIKEFNNPETVISVRMGTTAHVAAKNFLPKATLKVFSDESQTIQELLSGRADALVASSPLPETLAGEYSDKLELPLDEDFTSEPIAFAVRKSDYDFTNFLNNWIRVNFSNGWLQNRYDYWFKSKEWESQLQ; from the coding sequence ATGACAATCTGGAGAACCATCACCACCGGTCTTGCGACCCTGATCGTGATCCTCGGCGTGTCCCACGTTTCCCTTGCCGCAGGGGATGCCAGACAGGAGCTCGCTAAAACGAGCACGTTGGAAGCGGTCATGCAGCGTCAGGCCATCAGAGTCGGTTTCGACACGTTCAAACCGTGGGCCATGAAAGACAAGAGCGGAAAATACGTCGGCTTCGAGATCGACGTTGCCAGAAAACTGGCCGAGGATATGGGCGTCAAGCTCCAGCTGGTTCCCACGCAGTGGAACGGCATCATCCCGGCGCTCCTCGGCGGCAAGTTCGACATCATCATCGGCGGCATGAGCGTTACTCCCAAGAGAAACCTCAAGGTCAACTTCTCCATCCCCTACGAATACTCCGGCATGAGCATCGTGGCCAACAAGCGCAAGGCCGGGGGGCGTGACTCCATCAAGGAGTTCAACAACCCGGAAACGGTTATTTCCGTTCGCATGGGCACTACGGCGCACGTTGCCGCCAAGAACTTCCTGCCCAAAGCCACCCTCAAGGTTTTCAGCGACGAATCCCAGACCATTCAGGAGCTGCTGAGCGGACGCGCCGACGCACTGGTCGCTTCCAGCCCGCTGCCCGAGACGCTTGCCGGTGAATACTCCGACAAGCTGGAACTGCCTCTGGACGAAGACTTCACGAGCGAGCCCATCGCCTTTGCCGTGCGCAAGAGCGACTATGACTTCACCAACTTCCTGAACAACTGGATTCGCGTGAACTTCTCCAACGGCTGGCTCCAGAACCGGTATGACTACTGGTTCAAGTCCAAGGAATGGGAATCCCAGCTACAGTAG
- a CDS encoding amino acid ABC transporter permease, giving the protein MNKADSLQAKKLFRPLDVFVLLAVAGAGAWFVYKTTVALDYNWKWSIIPQYLLRTDEASGELVPGLLMQGLFTTLRLSIWGGLVATVLGLVFGLMRVSPKLFFRQLSVTYVELVRNTPPLVIVFVFYFFIGDQILTLLNMDALVAWLSKEPRTLMPILFGPVEQLPQFVSATITIGLFEGAYIAEIVRAGVESVEKGQWEASASQGLSRYQQLRHVVLPQALRRMLPALAGQFISTIKDSSIVAIISIQELTFQGLQIMAATYRTFEIWITILALYFVLTFICSTAVDALERKLNYGRPQL; this is encoded by the coding sequence TTGAATAAAGCAGATTCGCTTCAGGCGAAAAAACTGTTCCGGCCGCTCGACGTCTTCGTCCTGCTGGCGGTTGCCGGGGCGGGCGCATGGTTTGTCTACAAGACAACCGTGGCCCTCGACTACAACTGGAAATGGTCGATAATCCCCCAGTACCTGCTGCGCACGGACGAGGCGTCGGGCGAGCTTGTGCCCGGCCTGCTTATGCAGGGGCTCTTCACCACCCTCAGACTCAGTATCTGGGGGGGCTTGGTGGCGACCGTCCTCGGGCTGGTGTTCGGCCTTATGCGCGTGAGTCCGAAGCTGTTTTTCCGGCAGCTCTCGGTGACGTATGTTGAACTCGTGCGCAACACGCCGCCGCTGGTCATCGTCTTCGTCTTCTACTTCTTCATCGGTGACCAGATTCTGACGCTGTTGAACATGGACGCTCTGGTCGCCTGGCTTTCCAAGGAACCGCGGACGCTCATGCCGATACTTTTTGGTCCGGTGGAGCAGCTGCCGCAGTTCGTTTCCGCCACCATCACCATCGGGCTGTTCGAGGGTGCCTACATCGCTGAGATAGTCCGCGCAGGGGTGGAGTCGGTGGAAAAAGGACAGTGGGAGGCATCCGCGTCGCAGGGGCTGTCACGCTACCAACAGCTGAGGCACGTGGTTCTGCCACAGGCGCTGCGCCGCATGTTGCCCGCTCTTGCCGGACAGTTCATCTCCACCATCAAGGACTCTTCCATCGTGGCGATCATCTCCATCCAGGAGCTGACGTTTCAGGGACTGCAGATCATGGCTGCCACTTACAGAACGTTCGAGATATGGATCACCATTCTCGCCCTGTATTTCGTGCTGACGTTCATATGCTCCACCGCGGTCGATGCGCTGGAGCGCAAGCTGAACTATGGTCGTCCGCAGCTTTGA
- a CDS encoding ferredoxin-thioredoxin reductase catalytic domain-containing protein: MEVRELYENLKKIQEPKGYYFNEDEDMTFPLLESLLTNKERLGYMACPCRLANGSFEADKDIICPCVYREADVEEYGACFCALYVSKEWNEGKIEKEVVPERRPPEKILF; the protein is encoded by the coding sequence ATGGAGGTCCGCGAGCTGTATGAGAACCTGAAGAAGATTCAGGAACCCAAGGGATATTACTTCAACGAAGATGAGGACATGACCTTTCCGTTGCTGGAAAGCCTGCTGACCAACAAGGAAAGACTGGGCTACATGGCCTGTCCTTGCCGTCTTGCCAACGGAAGCTTTGAGGCCGACAAGGATATCATATGTCCCTGTGTCTATCGCGAGGCGGATGTTGAAGAGTATGGCGCCTGCTTCTGTGCGCTCTATGTTTCCAAGGAGTGGAACGAAGGGAAGATCGAAAAAGAGGTGGTGCCGGAGCGGCGGCCGCCGGAGAAGATACTCTTCTGA